The following proteins are encoded in a genomic region of Marasmius oreades isolate 03SP1 chromosome 10, whole genome shotgun sequence:
- the TUB4 gene encoding gamma-tubulin (antiSMASH:Cluster_10.3), whose protein sequence is MPREIVTIQLGQCGNQMGSVYWQRLCAEHGINKEGILEEWATEGGDRKDVFFYQADDEHYIPRAILVDLEPRVINNILVSPYANLYNPENIFVSKDGGGAGNNWAQGYAAGERLYEEIMEMIDREAEGSDSLEGFMLTHSIAGGTGSGLGSFVLERLNDKFPKKLIQTYSVFPNAQEGDVVVQPYNSLLTLKRLVNHADSVVVLDNGALARIAADRLHLQTPSFDQTNQLASTVMAASTQTLRYPGYMNNDLVGIIASLIPTPRCHFLMTSYTPFTSDQIDKAKSIRKTTILDVMRRLLQPKNRMVSTTPSKTACYISILNIIQGEVDPTEVHQSLLRIRERQLANFIPWGPASIQVAPTRRSPYIATHHRVSGLMLANHTSIASLFKRMLDQFDRLRKRNAFMEQYKKEKMFENGLEEFDDARATCDELLKEYKACESPDYISYGSTENEQA, encoded by the exons ATGCCGCGAGAAATCGTGACCATACAACTTGGTCAATGTGGAAATCAGA TGGGTTCGGTTTATTGGCAGCGTCTGTGTGCAGAGCACGGTATCAACAAAGAAGGAATACTAGAAGAGTGGGCTACCGAAGGAGGGGATCGAAAGGACGTGTTCTTCTATCAAGCTGATGATGAGCATTACATTCCTCGGGCTATCCTTGTTGACCTCGAACCACGCGTTATCAACAATATTTTGGTTTCGCCTTACGCCAATCTATACAATCCGGAGAATATCTTCGTATCGAAAGATGGGGGAGGAGCTGGCAACAACTGGGCTCAAGGATACGCTGCTGGAGAGCGGTTATATGAAGAGATAATGGAGATGATTGATAGAGAGGCTGAAGGGAGTGATTCTTTGGAG GGATTCATGCTCACACACTCAATAGCCGGGGGAACCGGCTCAGGTCTTGGATCTTTCGTCTTAGAACGGTTGAACGACAAGTTCCCGAAGAAGCTCATCCAAACTTATAGTGTCTTTCCAAATGCTCAAGAAGGAGACGTTGTCGTGCAACCTTATAACTCTCTGTTGACTCTGAAACGTTTGGTGAATCATGCTGATTCCGTGGTGGTACTCGATAACGGCGCTCTAGCGCGGATAGCAGCGGATCGACTCCATCTTCAGACTCCAAGTTTTGATCAGACCAATCAACTCGCGTCGACCGTGATGGCTGCAAGCACACAGACTCTTAGGTACCCTGGATACATGAATAACGACCTTGTAGGCATTATCGCCTCACTGATACCAACACCTCGTTGTCATTTCCTAATGACGTCCTACACCCCATTTACCAGCGACCAGATTGATAAA GCCAAATCAATCCGAAAAACAACGATACTGGATGTCATGCGTCGTTTGTTACAGCCCAAAAACCGTATGGTTTCTACGACTCCCAGTAAGACTGCATGTTACATCTCAATTCTGAACATCATACAAGGGGAGGTTGATCCTACGGAG GTCCACCAATCCCTTTTAAGGATAAGAGAGCGACAACTAGCCAATTTCATTCCGTGGGGACCTGCATCGATTCAAGTTGCCCCAACGCGAAGGTCACCTTACATTGCAACACACCATCGTGTGAGCGGTCTGATGCTCGCTAACCACACAAGCATAGCTTCG CTTTTCAAACGCATGCTAGATCAGTTTGATAGGCTGAGGAAACGTAATGCGTTCATGGAACAgtacaagaaggagaagatgtttGAGAATGGGTTGGAAGAATTTGACGATGCACG AGCGACGTGCGATGAGCTGTTAAAAGAATACAAGGCTTGCGAAAGCCCCGACTATATTTCCTAC GGTTCCACAGAAAATGAGCAAGCGTAG
- a CDS encoding uncharacterized protein (antiSMASH:Cluster_10.3) encodes MKTLMLVLVGPNVHVTLVNILMLRRTQSSLARYFLRASSIQSRIFKKHYRRAPSPNTAEVTQLLAEHASSPTRPLNLSDLLAFGRPNVTPESVLASVSFALAEIPRRLATRVCSLEALPFIVGTNPYVAKTLAAYKESFLWLATYPTPKTLEENAMFAEKLEDLVERHADDIPTMAKGFQECSRYMSPAQINEFLNGAIRNRISVRLIAEQHVALSRAVNSSGSTNLDVVDRYCSPARMINMCGSFVTELCEATLGASPSILLDGFPDATFPYVPVHLEYIFTEILKNSFRATVEHYSKNGGHMKDLPPILVTMSPPPKLPGNGNDPTFFSMRIRDQGGGVSPSHIEQIFSYAFTTAGRKADGKSLEDDDDRGGPYAAQYVGGSAVIGDGGMGEGNLFGEITGKGLQTGLGTIAGLGYGLPMSRLYAKYFGGSLELMSLEGLGTDVYLKLRCLDEAVDSTI; translated from the exons ATGAAGACGTTGATGTTGGTCCTTGTTGGTCCAAATGTCCATGTCACCTTAGTCAACATCCTCATGCTGAGACGAACACAATCATCTCTCGCACGGTATTTTCTACGGGCCAGTTCCATCCAGTCACGCATCTTCAAGAAGCATTATCGTCGGGCACCCTCCCCAAATACAGCAGAAGTTACCCAATTGTTGGCAGAACATGCTTCCTCGCCAACTCGTCCACTCAACCTGTCCGACCTATTAGCCTTTGGTCGACCAAATGTGACGCCTGAATCCGTTCTCGCTTCAGTCTCATTTGCTCTGGCAGAAATTCCTCGCAGGTTGGCAACTCGAGTTTGTTCTTTGGAAGCTCTACCTTTCATAGTTGGGACCAATCC ATACGTAGCAAAAACACTGGCAGCGTACAAAGAAAGCTTTCTATGGCTGGCGACCTATCCGACTCCTAAAACCCTGGAGGAGAACGCAATGTTCGCCGAGAAACTAGAAGATCTCGTTGAACGACATGCGGATGACATACCTACGATGGCCAAGGG ATTTCAGGAGTGCTCTCGATATATGTCTCCCGCACAAATCAATGAGTTCTTGAATGGTGCTATTCGCAATCGTATCTCAGTTCGATTGATTGCAGAGCAGCACGTCGCGCTCTCCCGTGCCGTGAACAGCTCCGGCAGCACAAATCTTGACGTAGTGGATAGGTATTGTTCTCCGGCTCGAATGATAAACATGTGTGGTTCATTTGTCACCGAACTTTGCGAGGCAACGCTTGGTGCCAGTCCCTCAATTCTACTCGACGGATTTCCTGATGCTACATTCCC ATACGTACCTGTGCATTTGGAATACATCTTTACTGAGATATTGAAGAACTCATTTCGTGCAACGGTCGAACATTATTCAAAGAATGGGGGTCATATGAAAGACCTTCCCCCTATCTTGGTCACTATGTCTCCTCCGCCCAAACTCCCGGGAAACGGAAACGATCCTACCTTTTTCTCGATGCGTATCCGAGACCAGGGCGGTGGAGTCTCGCCTTCGCATATTGAGCAGATATTTTCCTATGCCTTTACGACTGCCGGTCGTAAGGCCGACGGAAAGTCGTTagaggatgacgacgacaGGGGTGGACCCTATGCAGCCCAATACGTCGGGGGAAGCGCTGTCATCGGAGACGGAGGCATGGGTGAAGGAAACCTGTTTGGTGAAATAACTGGGAAAGGTCTACAAACTGGCCTTGGTACCATTGCTGGACTTGGATACGGCCTACCGATGAGTCGATTATACGCAAA ATATTTTGGAGGGTCCTTGGAGCTGATGTCTTTGGAAGGCTTGG GAACGGACGTCTACCTGAAGCTCCGATGCTTGGATGAAGCGGTCGACTCTACTATTTGA
- a CDS encoding uncharacterized protein (antiSMASH:Cluster_10.3) has protein sequence MQARRSGAIIATDKKIAGGNNKAHQSTDHQRIAKIDRENEVAPPSKVAPSVGRAIQTARMELKLAQKDLAQKVNEKPSVIQDYESGKAIPNPQILGKLERALGVKLRGSNIGEKLGGPKKS, from the exons ATGCAGGCGAGACGGTCGGGAGCCATCATAGCTACTGATAAGAAAATAGCAGGAGGCAATAACAAAGCTCATCAGA GTACAGACCACCAGCGAATAGCCAAGATTGACCGAGAGAACGAAGTCGCACCCCCTTCCAAAGTCGCGCCTTCTGTCGGCCGT GCCATCCAAACAGCTCGCATGGAACTGAAGTTGGCTCAAAAAGACCTTGCTCAGAAGGTTAACGAAAAGCCCTCCGTTATCCAAGACTACGAGTCGGGAAAGGCTATCCCCAATCCTCAAATTCTCGGTAAACTTGAGCGAGCACTCGGTGTTAAACTTAGAG GTTCCAACATTGGGGAAAAGCTGGGGGGTCCGAAGAAATCGTAA
- the PSMC2 gene encoding 26S protease regulatory subunit 7 (antiSMASH:Cluster_10.3) — protein sequence MPPKANWEKYEKRIDDKDDEKIVALDDSDIQILKTYGQGPYARQLKTIESDLKDIQKRINEKLGVKESDTGLASPNLWDLAADRQRMGEEHALQVARCTKIIPVDPKAAEAARALNPLGAAQGQKGADEQDKYVINIRQIAKFVVGLGDRVAPTDIEEGMRVGVDRNKYQIQIPLPPKIDASVTMMQVEEKPDVTYSDVGGCKEQIEKLREVVETPLLSPERYVNLGIDPPKGVLLFGPPGTGKTLCARAVANRTDATFIRVIGSELVQKYVGEGARMVRELFEMARSKKACIIFFDEIDAIGGARFDDGAGGDNEVQRTMLELINQLDGFDPRGNIKVLMATNRPDTLDPALLRPGRLDRRVEFSLPDNEGRAHILRIHARSMSVERDIRFDLIARLCPNTTGAELRSVATEAGMFAIRARRKVASERDFLDAVEKVVRQGTKFSSTPLYQVYN from the exons ATGCCTCCTAAAGC TAATTGGGAAAAAT ACGAGAAGAGGATTGACGATAAGGATGACGAGAAAATAGTTG CACTCGATGATAGTGATATCCAAATCTTGAAAACATAC GGACAAGGCCCATACGCGCGCCAGCTCAAAACCATTGAGTCTGACTTGAAAGACATTCAGAAGCGTATAAACGAAAAACTTG GTGTAAAGGAATCCGACACTGGTCTTGCATCACCGAATCTTTGGGATTTAGCAGCGGACAGGCAAAGAATGGGCGAAGAACATGCTTTACAGGTTGCGCGGTGTACAAAAATAATACCCGTCGATCCTAAAGCTGCTGAAGCAGCAAGGGCACTAAACCCGTTGGGAGCAGCTCAAGGACAGAAAGGTGCCGACGAGCAGGACAAGTATGTTATCAACATTCGACAAATAGCGAAATTCGTGGTGGGCCTTGGTGATCGTGTCGCCCCTACGGATATTGAGGAGGGCATGCGGGTCGG GGTTGACCGGAATAAATATCAGATTCAGATACCCTTACCTCCCAAGATCGATGCTTCAGTAACCATGATGCAGGTCGAAGAAAAGCCAGATGTCACTTATTCAGATGTAGGCGGTTGTAAAGAACAGATTGAGAAGCTGAGAGAAGTCGTTGAGACACCTCTACTATCT CCTGAAAGATACGTGAATCTAGGTATCGACCCTCCCAAAGGAGTCTTGTTGTTTGGTCCACCAGGAACGGGCAAGACACTCTGCGCACGAGCTGTTGCGAATCGTACAGATGCTACTTTCATTCGAGTTATTGGGTCTGAATTGGTTCAGAAGTATGTCGGTGAAGGTGCTCGTATGGTCAGAGAACTGTTTGAAATGGCTAGGAGTAAGAAGGCGTGTATCATCTTCTTTGATGAAATCGATGCAATTGGTGGTGCACGTTTTGACGATGGCGCTGGTGGCGATAATGAAGTGCAGCGGACAATGTTGGAGCTGATCAACCAGCTGGACGGTTTCGATCCTAGAGGTAACATCAAAGTGCTCATGGCCACTAACCG ACCCGACACATTGGACCCAGCCCTTTTACGTCCCGGACGGTTGGATCGTCGAGTAGAATTTTCGTTGCCAGATAACGAAGGACGAGCCCATATTCTCCGGATCCATGCCAGAAG TATGAGCGTagagagagatattcggTTTGACCTCATAGCCCGTCTATGTCCCAACACAACGGGAGCAGAACTACGTTCAGTTGCGACGGAG gCTGGTATGTTTGCTATTCGAGCTCGACGGAAGGTCGCCTCTGAACGGGACTTCTTGGATGCTGTCGAGAAGGTTGTCAGGCAAGGAACGAAATTCTCTAGCAC ACCGTTATACCAAGTGTACAATTAG
- the VMA1 gene encoding H(+)-transporting V1 sector ATPase subunit A (BUSCO:EOG09261225; antiSMASH:Cluster_10.3) — protein MAGALQNAKRDLPKVRDEDRESRFGQVFGVSGPVVIAENMFGAAMYELVRVGHDELVGEVIRIESDKATIQVYEETSGVTVGDPVLRTGKPLSVELGPGLMGNIVDGIQRPLRSIQELSKSIYIPRGINTDALDRSLKWDYKPGSYKVGDHLSGGDIFGGVYENSLVDNHKIMLSPRALGTITHIADKGSYAVDDIVLETEFEGKTTKHTMMQLWPVRAPRPVTEKQTADYPLLTGQRILDALFPCVQGGTTAIPGAFGCGKTVISQALSKFSNSDIIVYVGCGERGNEMAEVLMEFPELSMDVGDRQEPIMKRTTLVANTSNMPVAAREASIYTGITLSEYFRDQGSNVAMMADSTSRWAEALREISGRLAEMPADSGYPAYLGTKLASFYERAGKVVCLGNPSRKGTVSIVGAVSPPGGDFSDPVTSATLGIVQVFWGLDKKLAQRKHFPSVNWSLSYSKYTKVLEPYYENTEPGFVELRAKTKEILQKEEDLAEIVQLVGKSALGENDKITLEIARMLKDDFLQQNGMSEYDRYCPFYKTSGMLRNFVGFHESAQKAVAQGDMTFAKIKDIASDVIFKLSQMKFESPSQGKDNVKQKLDALHAEIQDKFRQLAE, from the exons ATGGCCGGTGCCCTCCAGAACGCTAAACGAGACCTCCCCAaagtcagagatgaagatCGAGAAAGCAGATTTGGTCAAGTTTTCGGCGTATCTGGCCCAGTAGTCATTGCCGAGAACATGTTTGGTGCTGCCATGTACGAGCTCGTACGGGTTGGCCACGATGAATTGGTCGGAG AGGTCATTCGTATCGAGTCGGACAAAGCTACAATTCAGGTGTATGAGGAAACATCTGGTGTAACAGTTGGTGATCCAGTTCTCCGAACAGGAAAGCCTCTTAGTGTTGAATTGGGACCTG GATTAATGGGTAATATCGTGGATGGTATTCAGCGCCCACTAAGA TCTATTCAAGAATTATCCAAATCAATTTACATTCCCCGAGGTATCAATACGGATGCACTTGACCGATCGCTGAAGTGGGATTATAAGCCTGGTTCCTACAAA GTTGGCGATCACTTATCTGGAGGGGACATATTCGGTGGTGTCTATGAGAATTCCTTGGTCGATAACCACAAGATCATGTTGTCCCCTCGTGCTCTGGGCACGATCACCCATATCGCCGACAAAGGCAGTTATGCGGTTGAT GATATTGTCCTAGAAACTGAATTTGAAGGTAAAACAACCAAGCATACCATGATGCAGCTTTGGCCCGTCCGTGCACCTCGTCCTGTCACTGAGAAACAAACTGCCGATTACCCTCTACTCACTGGCCAACGCATTTTGGATGCATTATTCCC TTGTGTTCAAGGAGGTACAACTGCTATCCCGGGAGCTTTCGGTTGCGGCAAGACCGTTATTTCTCAAGCCTTGTCCAAATTTTCGAATAGCGACATCATTGTATATGTTGGTTGTGGTGAACGTGGTAACGAG ATGGCTGAGGTATTGATGGAG TTCCCTGAATTGTCTATGGATGTTGGAGACCGACAAGAGCCTATCATGAAACGTACAACCTTGGTCGCAAATACGTCAAACATGCCTGTCGCCGCACGTGAAGCCTCCATTTACACTGGTATCACCCTTTCAGAATATTTCCGCGACCAAGGATCAAATGTAGCTATGATGGCGGATTCCACCTCGCGGTGGGCCGAAGCCCTTCGTGAGATTTCTGGTCGTTTGGCGGAAATGCCTGCAGATTCCGGTTACCCCGCTTATCTTGGTACCAAGTTGGCCAGCTTCTACGAGCGTGCTGGAAAGGTGGTTTGTCTCGGAAACCCGTCTCGAAAAGGAACCGTCTCGATCGTTGGAGC TGTGTCACCTCCTGGAGGAGATTTCTCCGACCCTGTTACATCGGCCACCCTTGGTATTGTTCAAGTGTTCTGGGGTCTCGACAAGAAGCTTGCACAGCGAAAACACTTCCCCTCGGTCAACTGGTCTCTTTCGTATTCTAAATACACCAAAGTTCTCGAACCGTACTACGAGAACACCGAGCCCGGTTTCGTTGAATTGCGCGCCAAAACCAAGGAGATCTTGCAGAAGGAGGAAGACCTTGCCGAGATCGTGCAGCTCGTCGGAAAGAGTGCTTTGGGAGAGAACGATAAGATCACCCTCGAGATTGCCCGCATGTTGAAAGATGACTTCCTGCAACAGAATGGAATGAGCGAGTACGACCGCTACTGCCCATTTTACAAGACCAGCGGAATGTTGCGCAATTTTGTTGGGTTCCATGAATCTGCCCAGAAGGCAGTTGCACAAGGGGATATGACATTTGCGAAAATCAAGGATATCGCCTCGGACGTGATATTTAAGCTCTCTCAGATGAAGTTCGAA TCTCCTTCCCAAGGAAAAGATAACGTCAAGCAAAAACTGGACGCACTCCACGCTGAAATTCAGGACAAATTCAGACAGTTGGCAGAATAA
- a CDS encoding uncharacterized protein (BUSCO:EOG09264A2D; antiSMASH:Cluster_10.3), with amino-acid sequence MASRIRAPRISLANLSPARGSQHKQKRVGRGQGSGYGGTSGRGHKGQNSRSGPGVKPSFEGGQTPITELFPKRGFVNQNAKTFAPINLDRLQHWINQGRITSSPDKPVTARELLLSGCIHDVHDGIKLLGDGSQHFSSKIYMIASRASKSAIEAVEAHGGKIVCQYYNPLALRDCVKGRTDRIQAAPTRRSDIIWYGKHSNRGYLSPETLKAVGDLPFVQERWKALSVELNKWKKQDFDVPKKKV; translated from the exons ATGGCCTCGAGAATACGAGCTCCCCGAATATCTCTCGCAAACCTCAGTCCTGCTCGTGGATCTCAACATAAG CAAAAACGAGTTGGTCGTGGTCAGGGTTCGGGTTACGGAGGAACCTCAGGTCGTGGCCACAAAGGTCAAAACTCCCGATCTGGTCCTGGAGTAAAGCCTTCGTTTGAGGGAGGACAGACACCCATAACCGAGCTTTTTCCTAAGAGAGGTTTTGTTAACCA GAACGCGAAAACATTTGCTCCCATCAACCTCGACAGACTCCAACATTGGATTAATCAAGGTCGAATCACGTCTTCTCCAGACAAGCCCGTTACTGCCCGGGAACTTCTTTTGAGTGGCTGCATACACGACGTCCACGACGGTATCAAGCTGCTTGGAGAT GGAAGCCAACACTTCTCCTCGAAGATATACATGATCGCATCCCGAGCTTCAAAGAGCGCAATTGAAGCAGTAGAAGCTCACGGCGGCAAGATAGTGTGTCAGTATTATAACCCACTAGCCCTTCGAGATTGCGTCAAAGGGAGGACAGACCGTATTCAAGCGGCACCCACGCGTAGATCCGACATTA TTTGGTACGGAAAGCATTCAAACCGTGGATACCTCTCTCCCGAGACCCTCAAGGCTGTCGGGGACCTTCCTTTTGTTCAGGAACGATGGAAAGCCCTCTCAGTGGAACTCAACAAGTGGAAAAAGCAGGATTTCGATGTGCCCAAAAAGAAAGTATAA
- a CDS encoding uncharacterized protein (BUSCO:EOG09262C5Z; antiSMASH:Cluster_10.3) encodes MAFRPLIAICGTTGVGKSKLAIEIAHTLSSTASEIKTSWTGAKIINADAMQVYAGMDILTNKVPLAERQGIDHLLMGFKLPTEQYVVGEWVRDALNAVQEAHTQNQVPIVVGGTSYWIQHLLFPDRLVRDMTSIPASDQTDIHPSSSVSISDDMAKAITSLAPDLLDLFHSLPDSAPSADADPEAAYALYNLLKVLDVAVAERWHWKDSRKVLRSLRIIQDTGRRPSEMIEQQSQNRVKPRFNTLCFWVYAKPDILKPRLDSRVDMMVKQGLLDEVRVLQKLTASAPEGKSGSDYTFGMFQSIGYRELHRYLTLSSPTDRDFDNALNRMKISTRQYAKSQTSWLRNKLLPALYNSNMDCDEKNKSRTYLLDATELGDKWETNVRRPAINITQGFLNDDPLPDPLSLSEAANMMLQIEQKATDPKEVLKARRKVHCDVCTMDPDQPVMVEAGKEWDLHLKTRAHRRRANKKDQSSRIQFHRENSKERDSNCTTNSSESEIDVSTDVLTR; translated from the exons ATGGCTTTCCGACCGTTGATTGCGATTTGTGGCACAACTGGCGTCGGAAAGTCCAAGCTTGCGATTGAAATTGCCCACACACTTTCCTCAACAGCGTCAGAAATTAAAACTTCTTGGACTGGGGCTAAAATCATCAATGCAGATGCTATGCAAGTCTATGCCGGGATGGATATCCTCACGAACAAAGTCCCTCTGGCAGAGAGACAAGGGATAGATCACCTTCTTATGGGCTTCAAGTTACCCACCGAACAGTATGTTGTTGGAGAATGGGTCCGGGATGCTTTGAACGCG GTCCAGGAAGCTCATACTCAGAATCAAGTTCCCATTGTCGTTGGTGGAACCTCTTATTGGATCCAACATTTGTTGTTTCCTGACCGTTTGGTTCGGGATATGACCTCGATCCCAGCGTCTGACCAAACAGACATACATCCTTCCTCCTCAGTCTCGATATCCGACGATATGGCAAAAGCAATCACCTCTTTGGCACCTGATCTGCTTGACCTCTTTCACTCTCTCCCGGACTCCGCCCCGAGTGCAGACGCAGATCCCGAAGCTGCGTATGCTCTCTACAACTTATTGAAAGTGCTCGATGTGGCTGTTGCCGAACGTTGGCATTGGAAGGACTCCCGAAAGGTGCTACGTAGCTTACGGATCATACAAGATACAGGACGAAGACCTAGCGAGATGATAGAGCAGCAGTCTCAGAACCGTGTTAAACCACG GTTCAATACACTTTGTTTCTGGGTCTATGCAAAGCCCGACATATTGAAACCCAGGTTGGATTCGCGAGTTGATATGATGGTTAAA CAAGGATTATTGGATGAGGTCCGCGTACTGCAAAAACTGACCGCTTCTGCTCCCGAAGGGAAAAGTGGTTCGGATTATACATTCGGAATGTTTCAATCAATTG GATACCGAGAATTACACCGTTACTTGACACTATCAAGCCCGACCGACCGTGATTTCGATAACGCGTTGAACAGAATGAAAATATCTACTCGTCAGTACGCGAAATCGCAGACTTCTTGGCTTCGCAATAAATTGTTGCCTGCTCTATACAATTCTAACATGGATTGCGATGAGAAGAACAAGTCGCGTACTTACCTTTTGGATGCAACAG AACTCGGAGACAAGTGGGAAACCAATGTCCGTCGACCCGCCATAAACATAACGCAAG GCTTCTTGAATGACGATCCTCTACCTGACCCTCTCTCTTTATCAGAGGCTGCAAATATGATGCTTCAAATTGAACAAAAAGCAACTGA TCCCAAGGAGGTCCTTAAAGCTCGAAGGAAGGTTCACTGCGATGTTTGCACTATGGACCCAGACCAACCGGTTATGGTGGAGGCAGGAAAGGAATGGGACCTACATCTCAAGACTCGTGCACACCGTCGGAGAGCCAACAAGAAAGACCAATCAAGCCGCATTCAATTTCATAGGGAAAATTCCAAAGAACGAGATTCCAATTGCACTACCAATAGTTCGGAGTCTGAGATTGATGTGTCCACCGATGTTTTGACACGTTAG
- a CDS encoding uncharacterized protein (antiSMASH:Cluster_10.3) has translation MVSKGLMAAWTFLDACLLVAGAVSIALSFVWRKPDILMNMVLSNADLTAGLILGITLVITFVFSVGAIVQRNHVTMGLVILNYLLILCAIGILIIGTFVWVYTLRERDNFHEVYSKVPSTTRAFIQDKFSCCGYFNAADFVEPSNFCNPTQISFMNALDASDVNNSQFFCVTPVTKFADVTLNNIFTTVYGFMAIVLALLLATLCVINMRNEEERFKRIDAKRGGRGFV, from the exons ATGGTTTCCAAAGGATTGATGGCTGCTTGGACGTTCCTCGACGCATGCCTTCTCGTTGCTGGAGCGGTTTCGATCGCTCTTTCATTCGTATGGAGGAAACCGGACATTTTAATGAACATGGTGCTCTCCAATGCTGATTTAACCG CTGGCCTGATACTCGGCATCACGCTTGTGATAACGTTCGTATTCTCAGTGGGAGCTATCGTCCAACGCAACCATGTTACAATGGGTCTCGTTATTCTCAACTACCTTCTTATCCTGTGTGCTATTGGAATTCTTATCATTGGAACGTTCGTCTGGGTTTACACCTTGCGAGAACGCGATAACTTCCACGAGGTGTACTCCAAGGTACCTTCCACAACCAGGGCATTTATACAGGACAAG TTCAGTTGCTGTGGTTACTTCAATGCAGCTGACTTCGTCGAGCCTTCCAACTTTTGTAATCCGACACAAATCAGCTTCATGAACGCCCTCGATGCATCCGACGTCAACAACTCCCAGTTTTTCTGTGTCACTCCTGTTACCAAGTTTGCAGATGTGACCTTGAACAACATCTTCACGACC GTCTATGGATTTATGGCCATCGTTCTTGCCCTCCTCCTGGCCACACTTTGCGTGATCAACATG AGGAACGAGGAAGAACGTTTCAAAAGGATTGATGCCAAACGTGGAGGAAGGGGTTTCGTCTAG